A genomic stretch from Dissulfurispira thermophila includes:
- a CDS encoding CRISPR-associated protein Csx3 yields the protein MTMVIIDLSTFYSSTGTAKLSELGNYIQKARDLAGEGNEIILTGAAPVWLYLKIAHALHGRARKLVYRSPVTGDVIIFDHSPD from the coding sequence ATGACAATGGTAATCATTGACCTTAGCACATTTTATTCTTCTACCGGGACAGCAAAACTGAGTGAATTAGGTAACTACATCCAGAAAGCCAGAGACCTTGCTGGTGAGGGGAATGAGATTATCCTTACAGGAGCTGCACCTGTATGGCTTTATCTCAAGATTGCTCATGCCCTGCATGGCAGGGCAAGGAAATTGGTTTATCGTTCTCCTGTAACAGGTGATGTAATTATCTTTGACCACAGTCCTGATTAA
- a CDS encoding Card1-like endonuclease domain-containing protein, whose translation MIDNSHDSLFLIVGTNPLPNIVIADYFLKMFSHLREIYLFHSEERQDKNQKGTYSYAQNIEHILKARFSKRVLSIHTIPLSDISNAKEIFRDMDKHLRDSLKGDLKIHLNYTGGTKVMVTHIYRKVMEYLKERKIKKATSSYLDARTFRIVDDEEGPITSDLRREIKLTLDEIMSLHGFRKVNKDEDFRFTEGVKKFKELIEQECLHEFFKRYPRERFLNKKNQLCEKKGEVRDELKSMNAEEPFLSVVLALPEDYRIFNPDGSFREPLTNKHLEYALKFIDGRWLEQYVYDILKSHFSDLNVYSNYEIRKSDWSGNQKFELDVIVVKGYQLIGISCTTSCERHVCKSKGFEILHRTRQIGGDEARTVLITMLNNDKRDELDDELSIDTGGKDNILVLGENDLKQERLVEKIKKFIE comes from the coding sequence ATGATAGACAATAGTCATGATAGCCTTTTCTTGATAGTGGGCACGAATCCATTGCCCAATATTGTTATTGCGGATTACTTTCTTAAAATGTTCTCTCACCTAAGAGAGATTTATCTTTTTCATTCAGAAGAAAGGCAAGATAAAAATCAAAAAGGCACCTACTCCTATGCACAAAATATAGAGCATATCCTTAAAGCCCGCTTTTCTAAAAGAGTTCTCTCCATCCATACCATTCCCCTTTCTGATATAAGCAATGCAAAAGAGATATTCCGTGATATGGATAAACATCTAAGAGATTCACTCAAAGGGGATTTAAAAATTCATTTAAACTACACAGGCGGCACAAAGGTAATGGTAACCCATATCTATAGAAAGGTAATGGAATACCTCAAAGAAAGAAAGATTAAAAAAGCCACCTCCTCCTATCTTGATGCCAGGACATTCAGGATTGTAGATGATGAAGAGGGCCCCATAACCAGTGACCTGAGAAGAGAAATTAAGCTTACACTGGATGAGATTATGTCACTTCATGGCTTTAGAAAAGTCAATAAAGACGAAGATTTTAGATTTACTGAAGGAGTCAAGAAATTTAAAGAACTTATCGAACAGGAGTGTCTCCATGAATTCTTTAAAAGATATCCACGAGAGAGGTTCCTGAATAAAAAAAACCAGTTATGCGAAAAGAAAGGTGAAGTCAGAGATGAACTAAAAAGCATGAATGCAGAAGAGCCTTTTCTCTCTGTTGTCCTTGCCTTACCTGAAGATTACAGGATATTTAATCCTGATGGCTCTTTCAGAGAACCTCTGACTAATAAACACCTTGAATATGCACTGAAATTCATTGACGGCAGGTGGCTTGAGCAATATGTATATGATATATTGAAAAGCCATTTTAGTGACCTTAATGTCTACAGCAACTATGAGATAAGAAAATCTGACTGGAGTGGAAATCAGAAATTTGAGCTTGATGTAATAGTTGTCAAAGGCTATCAACTAATCGGTATTTCATGCACTACTTCATGTGAAAGGCATGTCTGCAAATCCAAGGGCTTTGAGATACTTCACAGGACAAGGCAGATTGGTGGTGATGAAGCAAGAACTGTTCTTATAACAATGCTTAATAATGACAAAAGGGATGAACTTGATGATGAGCTTTCCATTGATACAGGAGGTAAGGATAACATACTTGTGCTTGGAGAAAATGATTTGAAACAGGAAAGGCTTGTTGAGAAAATAAAAAAATTCATTGAATAA
- a CDS encoding RAMP superfamily CRISPR-associated protein has protein sequence MIKIGKLILKGKLRLLSPAMIGSGRDERTDMDIIRDSDGKPFIPATSFVGVLRHSLKVDARREQLERFWGSEKKKEKPLYQSALYCDDLSIIDENPEIAIRDGVAIDNKTGRAKEHAKFNYELIEKDTTFDLRMEIDLINGHEEFFKKMLATIIQVLKSEKLRLGAKTRSGFGKIRLEDHKVYEFDFRNKGDILRWLKQDLNMPSDFNYQAFDITHDNLFELNAHFSIKNSLIVRSYTASPYEPDSVHIKSKGKDILPGTSIKGAIRARAERIINTLKKHSDIINDLFGMVDENKKEAKRGRVIIEETVLDGYPSEIQTRIKIDRFTGGVMDGALLETMPLFSTKDKKKFNLSITIEDCKPHEVGLMLLILKDLWTEDLPVGGEKSIGRGVLKGINADISYNGETFKIAQNIIEMPEDQKKRLQRYVDSLVNYNGGAS, from the coding sequence ATGATAAAGATAGGCAAATTAATTCTAAAAGGCAAGCTTAGACTCCTCTCACCTGCCATGATTGGCTCTGGCAGGGATGAAAGGACCGATATGGACATCATAAGGGACAGCGATGGAAAGCCCTTTATTCCAGCCACATCATTTGTGGGGGTGCTGAGACATTCATTAAAGGTTGATGCAAGGAGAGAACAGCTTGAGAGATTCTGGGGTTCTGAAAAGAAAAAGGAAAAACCCCTTTATCAAAGCGCCCTTTACTGCGATGACCTCTCCATAATTGATGAAAATCCTGAGATAGCTATCCGTGATGGTGTGGCAATAGACAACAAAACAGGCAGGGCAAAGGAGCATGCAAAATTTAATTATGAGCTTATTGAAAAAGACACAACCTTTGACCTCAGAATGGAGATAGACCTTATTAATGGACATGAAGAATTCTTTAAAAAGATGCTTGCTACAATTATACAGGTATTAAAAAGCGAAAAGCTCAGGCTCGGTGCAAAGACCAGAAGTGGCTTTGGAAAGATAAGGCTTGAGGACCATAAGGTCTATGAATTTGACTTCAGAAATAAGGGGGATATCCTCAGATGGCTAAAACAAGACCTTAACATGCCTTCTGATTTTAATTATCAAGCCTTTGACATTACTCATGATAATCTCTTTGAACTCAATGCCCACTTTTCTATCAAAAACTCCCTCATTGTCCGTTCCTATACAGCAAGCCCTTATGAGCCAGACAGTGTGCATATAAAATCAAAAGGCAAGGACATCCTCCCTGGCACATCCATTAAAGGTGCAATAAGGGCAAGGGCAGAGAGGATAATTAATACACTTAAAAAGCATTCAGACATAATTAATGACCTCTTCGGCATGGTTGATGAAAATAAAAAAGAGGCAAAAAGGGGAAGAGTCATTATTGAAGAGACCGTGCTTGACGGGTATCCCTCAGAAATCCAGACAAGGATAAAGATAGATAGATTCACAGGCGGTGTTATGGATGGTGCACTCCTTGAGACCATGCCTCTCTTTAGCACTAAGGACAAGAAGAAGTTTAATCTATCAATTACCATTGAAGATTGCAAACCTCATGAGGTAGGCTTAATGCTCTTGATTCTAAAAGACCTCTGGACAGAAGACCTACCAGTAGGTGGTGAGAAGTCAATAGGCAGGGGAGTGCTTAAAGGCATAAATGCAGATATAAGCTACAATGGTGAGACCTTTAAGATAGCACAGAATATAATAGAGATGCCAGAAGACCAAAAAAAGAGACTTCAAAGGTATGTTGACAGTCTTGTAAATTATAATGGAGGTGCTTCATGA
- the csx19 gene encoding type III-D CRISPR-associated protein Csx19, whose translation MKANGLELKEIRSRVEYTEFKSPIRDFLSDIFREDGYIVAYLDYKVVMGYYRNGSITLPDNESIEEKYLQRLRLFNEKKELYLWRSNGNLKARFRIDEEGDDTSVVDAYQVLWGTLSEQLGDFTRLTEDRGTTLIVPVKGVEVNDMKSRLFLKTRNYIGYTPAHQATYIDCRFMGFIKGGI comes from the coding sequence ATGAAGGCAAATGGTCTTGAACTGAAGGAAATAAGATCAAGGGTTGAATATACTGAATTCAAAAGTCCGATCAGGGATTTTTTATCAGATATCTTTAGAGAAGATGGCTATATTGTTGCATATTTGGATTACAAAGTGGTTATGGGCTATTATAGAAATGGCTCCATCACATTACCTGATAATGAATCCATAGAAGAGAAATACCTCCAGAGGCTCAGGCTCTTTAATGAAAAAAAAGAGCTTTACCTCTGGCGTAGCAATGGAAATCTGAAGGCAAGGTTCAGGATTGATGAAGAAGGAGATGACACAAGTGTTGTTGATGCCTATCAGGTGCTATGGGGAACACTATCTGAACAGCTTGGTGACTTCACAAGGCTAACTGAAGACAGAGGCACAACCCTTATTGTGCCTGTAAAGGGCGTTGAAGTAAATGATATGAAAAGCAGGCTATTTCTAAAAACCAGAAACTATATTGGCTATACACCAGCCCATCAGGCAACATACATAGACTGTAGATTTATGGGATTTATTAAAGGAGGCATTTAA
- the cas2 gene encoding CRISPR-associated endonuclease Cas2 — protein sequence MYDITDDLERARVDKVLKGFGFRIQKSVFECRLDRKNRDELIKET from the coding sequence GTGTATGACATAACTGATGACCTTGAAAGGGCAAGGGTTGACAAGGTGCTTAAAGGATTTGGTTTCAGAATCCAAAAGAGTGTCTTTGAATGCAGACTGGACAGAAAGAATAGGGATGAACTAATTAAAGAAACTTAA
- a CDS encoding four helix bundle protein produces the protein MANYKNLIVWQKAHQLALMVYRLIESFPRHEQYALTSQIRRAVLSIPTNIVEGYNRKSKKEFIHFIDIALGSIAEV, from the coding sequence ATGGCTAATTATAAAAACCTTATTGTCTGGCAAAAGGCTCATCAGCTTGCATTGATGGTTTATAGATTAATTGAAAGTTTTCCAAGGCATGAACAATACGCATTAACCTCTCAAATAAGGAGGGCAGTTTTATCAATTCCAACAAACATAGTTGAAGGCTACAACAGAAAGAGCAAGAAAGAGTTTATTCATTTTATAGACATAGCCCTTGGTTCAATAGCAGAAGTGTAA
- a CDS encoding TIGR03986 family type III CRISPR-associated RAMP protein, producing MKRARFNSFKNKGKKSGAVPSQRKSSPSQAPAHNNADIYSKAPYNFIPLNDRVVKAEPVPVFNRYHSDRFTGYIDLEIKALTPLYIRDALTMEEYRERDKMEQEKKTFINPDFFSPGGILRIPGSSLRGMIRTMVEIVSYGKFESFENKRLYYRAVGDTSKLGLDYRDTMVDTENNYFPKVKAGILKKTGYREYRIYPSKEIERTQIYRINFDKRTGIVDGTKDFKLESFESKDVFFKPVSPQDHTHYRFNKKTGMREAFLLRYAKLTSISLTKDPNHPNKGFIIASGHMDKKHMHWVINEPEENYEGIEIPEEVIKEYQNDGNRKAPNILEKANKKQNGVPCFYITASSGRILSFGHTGMFRLAYQKTIGDHVPSDLKSNNITDLATAIFGDTEKRASRVFFEDAIFDGEPQSALLKTDIPKILSGPKPTCFQHYLEQKPENLKNHPKELAHYNSNNPVRGYKLYWHRTPEGWEEIEISYDEKKFYELLGKYQINKKDFQPYILEEKNKKIKISLNNLPDNIRQIVFESIGIYETQHTKLTPVKEGTTFRGRIRFENLSNVELGALLFVLDLPENLAHKLGMGKPLGLGSVEIKPTLYISDREKRYKDLFSEWAGIEKSADNNKFKKAFEDYMHNNEKKQSLWEVSRLKELKQMLDIKSKPDNSKTTYMVVDEFRKRKVLPKPTDV from the coding sequence ATGAAAAGGGCAAGATTTAACAGCTTTAAAAACAAGGGTAAAAAATCTGGGGCTGTCCCTTCACAAAGGAAATCTTCTCCTTCACAAGCCCCAGCTCATAACAATGCTGATATTTATTCTAAAGCACCCTATAATTTTATCCCCCTGAACGACAGGGTGGTAAAGGCTGAACCAGTCCCTGTATTTAACAGATACCATTCAGACAGATTCACAGGCTACATTGACCTTGAGATAAAGGCACTCACACCACTTTACATCAGAGATGCGCTCACAATGGAAGAATACAGAGAAAGAGATAAAATGGAACAAGAGAAAAAAACCTTTATTAACCCTGACTTCTTCTCCCCAGGAGGCATCCTCCGCATCCCCGGCAGTTCCTTAAGAGGCATGATAAGGACAATGGTTGAGATAGTGAGTTATGGGAAGTTTGAGAGTTTTGAGAATAAGAGGCTCTATTACAGGGCAGTAGGAGATACCTCAAAACTTGGTTTGGACTATAGAGATACAATGGTTGATACAGAAAATAATTATTTTCCAAAGGTAAAAGCAGGCATTCTAAAAAAGACAGGTTACAGGGAATATAGAATATATCCTTCAAAAGAAATTGAAAGAACCCAAATATACAGGATAAATTTTGATAAAAGAACTGGCATTGTAGATGGCACAAAAGATTTTAAATTAGAATCATTTGAGTCTAAGGATGTCTTTTTCAAACCTGTAAGTCCTCAGGATCACACACATTATAGATTCAATAAAAAGACCGGAATGAGAGAAGCGTTCTTGCTTAGATATGCTAAATTAACATCTATTAGCTTAACTAAGGACCCAAACCATCCCAATAAAGGATTTATAATCGCCTCGGGTCACATGGATAAAAAGCATATGCACTGGGTAATCAATGAGCCTGAAGAAAATTATGAGGGTATAGAAATACCAGAAGAAGTAATTAAAGAATATCAGAATGATGGCAACAGAAAAGCTCCTAACATTTTAGAGAAGGCTAATAAAAAACAAAACGGGGTTCCCTGTTTTTACATAACAGCTTCTTCAGGCAGGATATTATCTTTTGGTCATACAGGTATGTTCCGTCTTGCCTATCAGAAGACTATCGGAGACCATGTGCCTTCAGACTTAAAAAGCAATAATATCACAGACCTTGCCACAGCAATATTTGGAGATACAGAAAAGAGAGCAAGCAGGGTTTTCTTTGAAGATGCAATATTTGATGGTGAGCCACAGAGCGCACTGCTGAAAACCGATATCCCGAAGATACTTTCAGGACCAAAACCCACATGCTTTCAGCACTATCTTGAGCAAAAACCAGAAAACCTTAAAAATCATCCTAAAGAACTTGCTCATTATAACTCTAACAACCCAGTCCGCGGCTACAAACTCTACTGGCACAGGACGCCAGAAGGATGGGAAGAAATAGAAATTTCTTACGATGAAAAGAAATTTTATGAGTTACTGGGAAAGTATCAGATTAACAAAAAAGATTTTCAGCCTTATATTTTAGAGGAAAAGAATAAAAAAATAAAAATAAGCCTTAACAACCTCCCAGATAATATAAGGCAAATTGTTTTCGAATCCATCGGGATTTACGAAACCCAGCACACAAAACTTACCCCGGTAAAAGAGGGTACAACATTCCGTGGCAGGATTCGCTTTGAAAACCTTTCAAATGTTGAACTCGGAGCATTGCTCTTTGTCCTTGACCTTCCAGAAAATCTTGCCCATAAACTTGGCATGGGAAAGCCCCTTGGACTTGGCTCTGTGGAAATAAAGCCTACCCTTTATATTTCAGACAGAGAAAAAAGATACAAAGACCTTTTCTCTGAATGGGCTGGCATTGAAAAATCTGCAGATAACAACAAATTCAAGAAGGCCTTTGAAGATTATATGCATAATAATGAGAAAAAGCAGAGCCTCTGGGAGGTTAGCAGGCTTAAAGAATTAAAACAAATGCTTGATATAAAGTCAAAGCCTGACAATAGTAAAACCACCTATATGGTAGTTGACGAATTTAGAAAAAGAAAGGTATTGCCTAAACCAACAGATGTTTAA
- a CDS encoding RAMP superfamily CRISPR-associated protein, whose protein sequence is MRSLTIRIDLISPTLIGSGTGFGSIIDSDIVFDETGIPSIPSKRIKGLLRDSAHEMMDALSAAKIKWLSPEIIEQTFGRPGDEKPAPVYFSDLTIKDYESVKKWLDYLSKEFNTYINSHGIMNFFTEIRQQTSIDETKGTAEEHSLRTLRTAKKGLTFIGTIDIETDSEETIKLLFLAAKNLRHMGTKRTRGYGAVRCSLLEGDREIDYFSELEGLCRA, encoded by the coding sequence ATGAGAAGCCTTACTATCAGGATTGACCTTATCTCACCTACACTCATAGGCTCTGGCACAGGTTTTGGCTCGATCATTGATTCAGACATTGTCTTTGATGAAACAGGTATTCCCTCTATCCCTTCTAAGAGGATCAAGGGCTTATTGAGAGACTCTGCTCATGAAATGATGGATGCCCTGAGTGCTGCAAAGATTAAATGGTTATCTCCTGAAATAATTGAGCAGACCTTTGGAAGACCTGGTGATGAAAAACCTGCTCCAGTATATTTCTCAGACCTGACCATCAAAGACTATGAGTCAGTAAAGAAGTGGCTTGACTATCTAAGCAAGGAATTCAATACATACATTAACTCCCACGGCATTATGAACTTCTTCACAGAGATTCGGCAGCAGACCTCCATAGATGAGACAAAAGGCACAGCAGAAGAACACTCCCTGAGAACCTTAAGGACTGCTAAAAAAGGACTGACTTTCATAGGAACTATTGACATAGAAACTGACAGCGAAGAGACTATAAAGCTCCTCTTTCTTGCTGCAAAGAACCTAAGACACATGGGAACAAAGAGGACAAGGGGTTATGGTGCTGTAAGGTGCAGTCTCCTTGAAGGAGACAGAGAGATAGATTATTTCAGTGAACTGGAGGGACTATGCAGAGCTTAA
- a CDS encoding SAVED domain-containing protein, whose protein sequence is MQMWELLDKVNIIIGTIVAIPVFWSWYFLITQRRRQKQLIKSLETLSGDRPVAVSIDLMPGESENQALMYLKKHNLDMEFLKITREKLKKDELQNFVEELHKIKAEAMSKGADRIHLFYRGPVVGAMIVGEVFSNTSVTIYHFDKATGTYESWGPLHRSFI, encoded by the coding sequence ATGCAGATGTGGGAATTGTTGGATAAAGTAAATATTATTATAGGCACTATTGTAGCTATACCTGTTTTTTGGTCATGGTATTTCTTGATAACCCAGAGGCGCAGGCAGAAACAGCTTATTAAAAGCCTTGAAACCCTGTCTGGAGACAGACCCGTTGCAGTTTCTATAGACCTTATGCCAGGAGAGAGTGAAAATCAGGCTTTGATGTATCTGAAGAAGCATAATCTTGATATGGAGTTTTTAAAAATTACCAGAGAAAAGCTTAAAAAAGACGAACTCCAGAATTTTGTTGAAGAGCTTCATAAGATAAAGGCTGAGGCAATGTCAAAAGGTGCTGACAGGATACATCTCTTTTACAGAGGACCTGTTGTAGGAGCAATGATAGTTGGAGAGGTGTTTAGTAATACATCTGTGACTATATATCACTTTGATAAAGCAACAGGCACCTATGAGTCATGGGGGCCCCTTCACAGGAGTTTTATATGA
- a CDS encoding Cas10/Cmr2 second palm domain-containing protein yields MSLYAVLLDTMSIQKYVFSTNRLKENLGASYLVQNIYEGVLKKVLKGLFPDMDDNYLSHWKDKSQAMPSLEEGRPFEIGYIGGGNALLFFKEKEGAESFLKKWTARLLVDAPGIIPAAATGECNIKNADDNTLENFIKNLFKTLAENKNRYIPQTVIPRHGITAECTHTGYSMEIWCERLPKDDQNYISSVSNAKIEAAEKAKKKHIEILEKCNLSDRYTFTDELDKLGQKKEEESHIAIVYIDGNDMGKRFRDQKTLRDLRELSKTVAEATLNAFKAVLLEIDRNFDRIKNEFHIHKEDGKLVLPVRPIIIGGDDITFVTDGRLGIWLAKVFLERFEKQNVSDGKPLSACAGVAITKTKYPFYRGYELSEELCYESAKKERKNQKDKDNGSWLDWHLVYGGIMGELKDIRERQYKGPTGTLYMRPYKTEDLTELIKAASEFKEEKDGKLEFPRSKLMDLREVIFKDESSQEAFLKELKARGLELPVYNKEFNGKKIVVNSKTPYLDMIELLELYPEFVIKGGA; encoded by the coding sequence ATGAGTCTTTATGCTGTGCTTCTTGATACCATGTCTATCCAGAAGTATGTCTTCAGCACAAACAGGCTTAAGGAGAATTTAGGAGCATCCTATCTTGTGCAGAACATCTATGAAGGAGTACTCAAGAAGGTCCTGAAAGGGCTTTTCCCTGATATGGATGACAATTATCTAAGCCACTGGAAGGATAAATCTCAAGCTATGCCCAGCCTTGAGGAAGGCAGACCCTTTGAGATAGGTTATATCGGCGGTGGAAACGCCCTACTATTTTTTAAAGAAAAAGAAGGGGCTGAGAGTTTCTTAAAAAAATGGACAGCAAGACTCCTTGTTGATGCACCAGGCATTATCCCTGCTGCTGCAACTGGAGAGTGTAATATAAAGAATGCCGATGATAACACTTTAGAGAACTTTATAAAAAATCTCTTCAAGACCCTTGCAGAAAACAAAAACAGATACATACCCCAGACTGTTATTCCAAGACATGGCATCACAGCAGAATGCACCCATACAGGATACAGCATGGAAATATGGTGCGAAAGACTACCCAAAGATGACCAGAACTATATCTCCTCTGTCTCTAATGCAAAGATAGAGGCAGCAGAGAAGGCAAAAAAGAAACACATCGAGATCCTTGAGAAATGCAATCTCTCTGACAGATATACCTTTACTGATGAGCTTGATAAATTAGGACAGAAAAAGGAAGAAGAAAGCCATATCGCCATAGTCTATATAGATGGAAATGATATGGGCAAAAGATTCAGAGACCAAAAGACACTAAGGGACCTGAGGGAGCTTTCAAAAACTGTAGCAGAGGCGACCCTCAATGCCTTTAAGGCAGTCCTTCTGGAGATTGACAGGAACTTTGATAGAATAAAAAATGAATTTCATATCCACAAAGAAGATGGTAAGTTAGTCCTTCCCGTAAGACCCATAATCATAGGTGGTGATGATATTACCTTTGTCACAGATGGAAGGCTGGGGATATGGCTTGCAAAAGTATTCCTTGAACGTTTTGAAAAACAAAATGTCTCAGATGGGAAGCCTTTGAGTGCCTGTGCAGGAGTTGCCATAACAAAGACAAAATATCCCTTTTACAGGGGCTATGAATTAAGTGAAGAACTTTGCTACGAATCAGCCAAGAAAGAAAGAAAAAATCAAAAAGATAAAGACAATGGTTCATGGCTTGACTGGCACCTTGTCTATGGAGGAATCATGGGTGAACTGAAAGATATAAGGGAGAGGCAATATAAAGGACCGACAGGGACCCTTTATATGAGGCCCTATAAAACAGAAGACCTGACAGAACTTATTAAGGCTGCCTCTGAATTTAAAGAAGAAAAGGATGGAAAACTCGAATTCCCTCGCTCAAAACTCATGGACTTAAGGGAGGTAATATTTAAGGATGAGTCATCACAAGAGGCATTCCTTAAGGAGCTTAAAGCAAGGGGGCTGGAACTGCCAGTGTATAATAAAGAGTTTAATGGTAAAAAAATAGTGGTTAACAGTAAAACCCCCTATCTTGACATGATTGAACTTCTGGAACTCTATCCCGAGTTTGTTATAAAAGGAGGTGCTTAA